The stretch of DNA CCCAGCCGATGGTCTGGCTGTGCACGGTGATCCCGAGGCCGTCGTCGACCGGGGCACCCTGCTCGACGATGCCGGGCACCCCGACCCCGACCCCGAGCACGCTGGCCGGGTCGGCCCCGGTGCGGTGCAGCACCTCGGCCACCCCGCCGAGCACCAGCTCGACCACGTGCGCCACGTCGTGCCCGCAGTCGGTCAACGGGTGGTCGCTGGCGGCCAGTTCGGTCAGCGCGAGGTCGAAGAGGGCGACCCGCACCTGGGTCTCGCCCACGTCCACCCCGATCAGGTGGGCCGCTCCGGGCGGCACCCGGAGCAGGATGCGCGGCCGGCCGCCCTCGGACTCGACGGAGCCGCACTCCTCCAGCAGCCCGTCGGCGAGCAGCTCGGCGGTGACGTTGCTGATCGAGCCCGCGCTGAGCCCGGTGGCCGGGCCGAGCTCCTGGCGGCTGATCGGCCCGTCGAAGTACACCCGGCGCAGCAGGATCGCTCTGCTGCCCCGGCGCAGGTCACGCACGGTCTGCTTGCCCGGTGCTGTCATGGGTCATCCCTCCTGGCTCGAATCTATCGCTGCGTGAACTCTTGACGCCACCATTTCGGCCCAGTTAGATCACGCCGTGAAGTAAGCCCCTGAGCTCGACAGTCGTCCCCGCCACGCCGTCCAGTCACAGAGAGGCCCGGCCATGCGCGCCAGCCGTACCGTTCACCCCCTCGCCGCCACCGCCCTCACCGCCGCCCTGGCCCTGGCCGCCACGGGCTGCGGCGGCGGCACCTCGGGCTCCGCCTCCGGCAGCCCCACCACGCTCACCTACTGGGCCTCCAACCAGGGCACCAGCCTCGAGAACGACAAGCAGGTGCTGGAGCCCGAGCTGAAGAAGTTCGAGCAGCAGACCGGCATCAAGGTCTCCCTCGAAGTCATCCCGTGGTCCGACCTGCTCAACCGGATCCTCGCCGCCACCGCCTCCGGCCAGGGCCCGGACGTGCTCAACATCGGCAACACCTGGTCGGCCTCGCTCCAGGCCACCGGCGCTCTGCTGCCCTTCGACGCGGACGCCTTCGGCAGGATCGGCGGCAAGGACCGCTTCCTGCCCGCCACCCTCGCCTCGGCCGGTGCGGCCGGCCAGGACCCGGCCGCGGTGCCGCTCTACTCGATGGCCTACGGCCTCTACTACAACAAGAAGCTCTTCCAGGCCGCCGGCCTGGACCACCCGCCGGCCACCTGGGAGGAGCTGGTCGCCGACGGCAAGAAGCTCACCACCGGCGGGCACTACGGCATCGCGGTGGAGGGCGGCAACGTCTCGGAGAACGTCCACCACGCCTTCACCCTCGGGCAGCAGCACGGCGCCGAGTTCTTCGACGCCTCTGGCAGGCCGCAGTTCGACAGCCCGGCCGCCGTCACCGCCGTGAAGACCTACGTGGACCTGATCGCCGGCGACAGGATCGCCGCCCCGGGCAACGCCGAGTACGCCAACAACCAGTCCGTCACCGACTTCGCCAGTGGCAAGGCCGCGATGCTGATGTGGCAGGCGGCCGGCGCCAACCTCAAGTCGCACGGCATGGCCGCGGAGGACTACGGCGTCGCCCCGGTGCCCGCCCCCGCCGGGGCCACCGGGGCCGCGCAGACCAGCTCGATGGTGGCCGGGATCAACCTCGCCGTCTTCAAGAACACCCACAACAAGGACGGCGCGCTGAAGTTCGTGCAGTTCATGACCAGTGCCGCCGAGCAGACCCAGCTCAACAAGAGCTACGGCTCCATCCCGCCGGTCAGCGACGCCCAGGGAGATCCGGCCTTCGCCACCCCCGAGTTGAAGACCCTCTCGGAGGTGCTCGCGCACCGCGCCCGGCCCCTGCCGCAGGTGGCCGCCGAGAGCCAGTTCGAGACCCTGGTCGGCACCGCCGTGAAGAACCTGTTCGCGGCGGCCGCCGCCGGCCAGCCGGTCACCGAGGCCACCGTCAAGGCCGAACTGGCCAAGGCCCAGCAGCAGATGCCGGCCAGCTGAGATGCGCCTCCCCTCGGCCCGGGCCCGCCGCCGCGCCACCCCGTACCTGCTGCTCCTGCCCGCGCTCCTGCTCGAACTGCTCATCCACCTGCTGCCGATGGTCACCGGCGTGCTGATGAGCCTGCGGCGCCTCACCCAGTTCTTCATCCGCGACTGGACCGCCGCGCCCTGGGCCGGGCTCGCCAACTTCCGTACCGCGGTGGACTTCAACGCACCCGTCGGCAAGGCCCTGCTGCACTCCTTCTGGGTCACCTGCGGCTTCACCCTGCTCTCGGTCGGCCTCTCCTGGCTGATCGGCACGGCGGCCGCGGTGCTCACCCAGGACGCCTTCCGGGGGCGC from Kitasatospora sp. MMS16-BH015 encodes:
- a CDS encoding sugar ABC transporter substrate-binding protein, with translation MRASRTVHPLAATALTAALALAATGCGGGTSGSASGSPTTLTYWASNQGTSLENDKQVLEPELKKFEQQTGIKVSLEVIPWSDLLNRILAATASGQGPDVLNIGNTWSASLQATGALLPFDADAFGRIGGKDRFLPATLASAGAAGQDPAAVPLYSMAYGLYYNKKLFQAAGLDHPPATWEELVADGKKLTTGGHYGIAVEGGNVSENVHHAFTLGQQHGAEFFDASGRPQFDSPAAVTAVKTYVDLIAGDRIAAPGNAEYANNQSVTDFASGKAAMLMWQAAGANLKSHGMAAEDYGVAPVPAPAGATGAAQTSSMVAGINLAVFKNTHNKDGALKFVQFMTSAAEQTQLNKSYGSIPPVSDAQGDPAFATPELKTLSEVLAHRARPLPQVAAESQFETLVGTAVKNLFAAAAAGQPVTEATVKAELAKAQQQMPAS